TAGATACGAAGGACTTGATCAAAGAGTTATTGATAAATTTGTTGATGAAGAAATATCAATTGGAGACTATGTATTAAGTAGTGGGGATTTACCTTCACTAGTTGTAATAGATGGAATATTAAGGATGAAAGATGGAATTATAAAAAAAGAATCGTATGAGACAGATTCATTCTATAATGGACTTCTAGGTTTTCCTCAATATACTAGACCTCAAATTATTGATAAAATGGAAGTTCCTGAAGTTTTAACCTCAGGAAATCATAAGCTAATTAATGAGTTTAGAGAATTTAGATCTATTTTAAAAACTTTAGAAAATAGACCTGATTTATTAGTTCAGAAAATGAAAGATGATAATTTCTTGAAAAAATATGACAAATTTTTAAAGTTGATAGATAAATTGTAATATGGTATAATAAAATAAAATTGATTAAAAGTGGTGAATGTATGAAAAAAATATTATTACTACTAGTATTTATCTTTACTTTTTCAATAAATTTAATTGCAGAAGATAAATTCCTAATTTCAAAAGCGAAATTAGAAGAAGAACAAAAAAAAGAGAAAGTATTAAATGATTTCTTTAATTCAATAAAGTTTTCAAATAATACTCTTGCTATGGCATATATAGCTGGGAATGATGACAGAACTATAAGTATATATCCTGACAATGCATATGCCCCAGGATTTGCACCTATTATTAA
This window of the Streptobacillus canis genome carries:
- the trmD gene encoding tRNA (guanosine(37)-N1)-methyltransferase TrmD, with product MKIRVLTLFNELFELYLSQTIMQRANEKEIEIDIVNIREYADNKHKQVDDTPFGGGAGMVLKPEPFWKYFVELRKSKVKKPYTIFVTPQGKTLTQKKIIDLSKMEDICIISGRYEGLDQRVIDKFVDEEISIGDYVLSSGDLPSLVVIDGILRMKDGIIKKESYETDSFYNGLLGFPQYTRPQIIDKMEVPEVLTSGNHKLINEFREFRSILKTLENRPDLLVQKMKDDNFLKKYDKFLKLIDKL